A genome region from Carya illinoinensis cultivar Pawnee chromosome 2, C.illinoinensisPawnee_v1, whole genome shotgun sequence includes the following:
- the LOC122301023 gene encoding aquaporin TIP2-1-like — translation MARIAFGRFDDSFSLGSLKAYLAEFISTLLFVFAGVGSAIAYNKLTSNAALDPAGLVAIAICHGFALFVAVSVGANISGGHVNPAVTFGLALGGQITVLTGVFYWIAQLVGSIVACFLLKAATGGLTIPIHSLASGVGAIEGVVMEIIITFALVYTVYATAADPKKGSLGIIAPIAIGFIVGANILAAGPFSGGSMNPARSFGPAVASGDFHDNWIYWVGPLVGGGLAGLVYGNVFIHHHEHAPLSNEY, via the exons ATGGCTAGAATTGCCTTTGGACGATTCGATGATTCGTTTAGTTTGGGCTCTTTGAAAGCCTATCTGGCCGAGTTTATCTCAACCTTGCTGTTTGTTTTTGCTGGTGTTGGTTCTGCTATAGCTTACA ATAAGTTGACATCCAACGCAGCACTGGATCCAGCCGGGCTGGTAGCAATTGCTATCTGCCATGGGTTTGCTCTCTTTGTTGCAGTCTCTGTGGGTGCCAACATCTCCGGTGGCCATGTCAACCCTGCCGTCACCTTTGGATTGGCACTCGGCGGTCAAATCACAGTCCTTACTGGCGTCTTCTACTGGATTGCCCAGCTTGTTGGCTCCATTGTTGCATGCTTCCTCCTCAAGGCAGCCACTGGAGGCTTG acaaTTCCCATCCACAGCCTTGCCAGCGGAGTCGGAGCCATCGAAGGAGTGGTGATGGAGATCATCATCACCTTTGCTCTGGTTTACACAGTCTATGCAACTGCAGCTGACCCCAAGAAGGGTTCACTAGGCATAATTGCCCCCATTGCAATTGGTTTCATTGTTGGTGCCAACATCTTGGCTGCCGGACCATTCTCCGGTGGATCGATGAATCCAGCCCGGTCATTTGGACCTGCCGTGGCCAGCGGTGACTTCCATGACAACTGGATCTACTGGGTTGGGCCACTCGTCGGCGGTGGATTAGCCGGGCTTGTATATGGCAATGTGTTCATTCACCACCATGAACATGCTCCTCTATCCAATGAGTATTGA